The nucleotide window ATGGATTTGCTTCCAATGAACTTTTTAAATGGAAAATATGGCAAGCAGCTAATAATTTTGAGCTAGAAGCTGAGGCTGAATATTTGATTTCTAAAAATTACGACAGCTCTTTATTTTTGCCAAACGGATTTAGTTATTTGATGAATTTGGAAGCATTCACTGGCGCAGATTTGTCAGTCTTTGGATTAGTTCAGCCTGTTTCAGGATGCGAGAATTCATCAGACAATCAAGTTATTACTGTTGAAGTTTTTAATTCGGGAGATACTATTGCAAGCAATTTTTCTTTGAAATATTCTGTAAATGGCGGAAGTTTCATTACAGAAACTCCTCAACAAATTATTAATATTGGAGAAAATTTAATTTATAGTTTTACGCAAACTTCTGATTTTTCGGTAATAGGACAATACATTATAGTAGTTGAAGTAGAAATGCAAGCAGACCAAAATTTTCAAAATAATGTATTTGAAGCAACAGTCAATAATTTTGAGATTCCCGATGTGGAAATTTTAAATTTGGATTCAAATTTTTGTTCAGACTCTACTCAAATAGTTGAATTAGTGGCTATTCCAAACGGAGGTATATTTTCAGGAAACGGAATTCTAGGGACTACTTTTTTCCCATCTAATGCTGGAAATTTTGAAATCATATATTCTTATACAGATCCAGTTTCATATTGTTTCAGTGCAGACACTCAGGAAATTACAGTTTTTCAATCGCCACAAGTTTCGCTCGGAAGCAACCAAAGTTTGTGCGCTGGCGATACTCTTGTGCTTGCGGTTGATAGCGGTTTTGCCGAATATATTTGGTCTGTTCCAAATTCATCAACCAATTTTTTAAGTGTTTTAAATTCAGGAATTTATTATATTACCGTAATTGACCAAAATTCTTGTTCGGGGAATTCCGATGTTAACATTATTTTTAATCCACTTCCTGAAGTTTCTATAGCTGGCTATAGCAACGCTTGTGAGGGCGACACTGTAACTTTATCTGTTGAAGATAACTTTCAACTGTATAATTGGGGAGATTCAACGAATCTATTCTCTTCTACATTTAATGTTTCTCAAACTGGTTTATATTCTGTTACAGTAACCAATTTGGGATGCGAAGCTTTTGACAATCACTATATTCAGTTTTATCCAAAATCGGAGATTGAAATATATGGAGAAAGCCAAGCCTGCGAAGGCGATAAGCTTACTTTAGTAGCAAGCTATGGTTTTATATATTACGAGTGGAGTCAAGGAAATTTATTCTCAAGTCAAAGTATCGATGTTAATTCTACAGGAATATATTCGGTTACGGCTACAGATTCAAATGCGTGTAAATCTGTAAGTTCTTTGGAAGTTGTTTTTAACCCAATTCCAGATGTTGGCTTAATAAATTTATCAGATACTTGCGAGGGTGATACAATTACACTGATTTCCGACAAAGCCGATTTTTATTTATGGAGTACAGGCTCAACTGATAGAGCAATTGTTGCCCTTGAAACGGGATATTATTCGGTTACGATTATATCAAAAAATTGCTCGAATTCCGATAAAATTTATTTAAATTTCATAACAGCTCCACTGGCTGATTTTTCTTTCGAGAAGAATATCAACGAAGTTTCGTTTTTTAATAATTCCACAATTTCGTCTAACTATTTGTGGAATTTTGGAGATGGCGAGAATTCAATATTTTTCAATCCAGTTCATACATATCAAAACATTGGAAATTATAAAGTTATCTTAAAAATTGAAAATCAATGTGGAACATCAGAAGTTTCAGAACTGATTAATATTGAAGATACAGTTGCTTTTTCAGCTTTTAAATCTTTTGAGGTATCGCCAAATCCGGGAAATGGCTTGTTTTTTCTAAATTTT belongs to Bacteroidota bacterium and includes:
- a CDS encoding T9SS type A sorting domain-containing protein; its protein translation is MRSFFYKYLIFLFIFFAGKLSFSQNPWAFNITGSNHTILVQSTTPITIDGNQIVPGDYIGVFYDSLGSLSCAGYLMWTGSGNTTIAAWGSENGFINGFSQGEEFKWKIWRAYDGTVFSAEASFMQFPFPNTGFYEINGTSGLESLVAISSNFSPDWNLTNTGIVHSILVPDSCDISINNIQIASGDYLGVFYDSLGTLSCAGYIEWTGISDTLEVFGSAIGQTNGFASNELFKWKIWQAANNFELEAEAEYLISKNYDSSLFLPNGFSYLMNLEAFTGADLSVFGLVQPVSGCENSSDNQVITVEVFNSGDTIASNFSLKYSVNGGSFITETPQQIINIGENLIYSFTQTSDFSVIGQYIIVVEVEMQADQNFQNNVFEATVNNFEIPDVEILNLDSNFCSDSTQIVELVAIPNGGIFSGNGILGTTFFPSNAGNFEIIYSYTDPVSYCFSADTQEITVFQSPQVSLGSNQSLCAGDTLVLAVDSGFAEYIWSVPNSSTNFLSVLNSGIYYITVIDQNSCSGNSDVNIIFNPLPEVSIAGYSNACEGDTVTLSVEDNFQLYNWGDSTNLFSSTFNVSQTGLYSVTVTNLGCEAFDNHYIQFYPKSEIEIYGESQACEGDKLTLVASYGFIYYEWSQGNLFSSQSIDVNSTGIYSVTATDSNACKSVSSLEVVFNPIPDVGLINLSDTCEGDTITLISDKADFYLWSTGSTDRAIVALETGYYSVTIISKNCSNSDKIYLNFITAPLADFSFEKNINEVSFFNNSTISSNYLWNFGDGENSIFFNPVHTYQNIGNYKVILKIENQCGTSEVSELINIEDTVAFSAFKSFEVSPNPGNGLFFLNFEMHENIPIEIFVYSAQGKQVYKNALLLKKGKFTYELNLNSCQSGVYFIEINSGDGKLKKQIVKT